In Deinobacterium chartae, the genomic stretch CCGCGCAGCCGACTTGCCGGTGTACGAGAAACGGGTGGTGCCCGAGCCGTCGTAGGAGGCCCGCTGCTCGCCCCACGGTGCGAAGTGATATACAGATCGGGACGTTTCACTTCCTCGAGGAGTCCCGATGACACATTCCGCACTGCCCTTGTGGGTACTCGAAACCCGTACCGCCGCCTACAGCCTCGGCCTCGATCCGGACGGACGGCTGGTCCACACCTATTGGGGACCGCGCCTGCCGCGTTCCGAAGACTACCCGCGTCCGCCCGCCGTGACCGAGTGGGCCTCGTTTAACCACCCCGCGCACCTCGCCCTCGAGGAGTACCCGGGCTACGGTGCTCCCAAGTACATCGAGCCCGCGCTCAAGCTGAGCTTCGCAGACGGTACCCGCGATGTGGTGCTGCGTTACGACTCGGCCGAACAGGACGGGAATGACCTGCGCGTCCACCTGCGCGACGCGGTGTACCCGCTGACGGTCACGCTGCACTACCGCGTGCACCCCGAGCACGACCTGATCGAACGCTGGACGCGTTTCGAGAACGGGGGAAGCGCTCCGGTCACCCTCGAACGGGTTTTCTCGGCGCAGTGGCATCCGCCGCAGCGCGAGGACTACCGCCTGTCGCACCTCACCGGCCGCTGGCTCGACGAGTTCCGGCTGCAGCGTGAGACGCTGCCCCAGGGCGTGACGGTCCTCGAGAGCCGCCGCCTCACCACCAGTCACCACCACAACCCCTGGTTCGCGCTCGATGACGGCACGGCCCTCGAGGAGAGCGGGGAGGTGTGGTTCGGCGCGCTGGCCTGGAGCGGTAACTGGAAACTGATCGCCGAACGCACCGATTTTGGCAATGTGCGCATCGGGCTGGGACTGAACGACTGGGATTTTGCGTGGCGGCTGGGGGGCGGGGAGAGTTTCGAGACGCCGCCGGCGGTCGCCGGGTACACCCCGGGCGGTTTCGGAGCGGCCAGCCGCGCGCTGCACCGCTACATCCGAGACCGGGTACTGCCGCGCCCGCAGGAGCCGCGCAAGGTGCTCTACAACTCCTGGGAGGCCACGCTGTTTGACGTGGACGAGCGCTCGCAGGCCGAGCTGGCCGAACTGGCCGCCGAAATGGGGATCGAACTGTTCGTGGTGGACGACGGCTGGTTTAACGGACGCAACAGCGACCGTGCCGGGCTGGGCGACTGGTGGCCTGACCCCGCCAAGTTTCCCCAGGGTCTGAACCCGCTGATCGAGCGGGTGCAGGCGCTGGGCATGCAGTTTGGCCTGTGGATCGAGCCCGAGATGGTCAATCCGGACAGCGAGCTGTACCGCGCCCATCCCGACTGGGTGATCCACTTTCCCCGGCGGGAGCGCACCGAGGCCCGCAACCAGCTGATCTTGAACCTGGGCCGCCGTGACGTGCAAGACCACCTGATCGCCACGCTTGACCGCCTGCTCGCCGAGCACGACATCCGCTTCATCAAGTGGGACATGAACCGCAACGTCAGCGAGCCCGGCTGGCCCGAGGCCCCCGGAGACCCGCGCGAGCTGTGGGCGCGCTACGTGCACGGTCTGTACCGGGTGTGGGGCACCCTGGCCGAGCGCCACCCGCAGGTGGTGTGGCAGAGCTGCTCGGGCGGGGGAGGGCGCGCCGACCTGGGCATCTTGCGCCTCGCTGACCAGATCTGGGTCAGCGACAACACTCACGCCGCCGCCCGGCTGCAGATTCAAGAGGGCTTCTCGCAGGTGTTTCCGGCCAGCACCATGGAGGCCTGGGTCACCGACGCCGACCGGGGACGCCTGCCGCTCGAGTTCCGCTTTCACGTCAGCATGATGGGCAATCTGGGCGTCGGCGGTCACCTGGCGCGCTGGACTCCGGAGGAGCGCGAGGTGGCCCGCGCACAGATCGCGCTGTACAAACGCATCCGCCCGCTGGTGCAGTTCGGTGATCTCTACCGCCTGCGCTCCGCCCACGCGGGCGCGTTCTCGGCCGTGCAGTACGTGAGTCAGGACCGCAGCGAAGCGGTGCTGTTCGCCTTCCGCACGCACCTTCCGCGTCCTGGCGCGCTGCCCCCGCTGCGTCTGCGCGGGCTTGACCCGCAGGCCCGCTACCTCCTCGAGGGCGAGGACGAACCGCGCTCGGGTGCGGCCTGGATGAACGCCGGCCTGCGGCTGACCCTCGAGGATTTCAGCAGCGCTGTGCTCTGTCTCAGCAGAACGCAGTAGCCCACCGCAGCCCGCTGCGCGCCGCGGTAAAAGCAGAAAAAGTGCCCCGCAGGGGGCACTTTGGGTCAGGTCGGTTACATCGCGATCTGGGTGCTCTCGAGGTGGGGGTCGAGGTGGTTGAGCCAGCGCAGCAGCGCCGGTCGGCCCTGGCCCTCGGGCGCACCCGCACGGGCGTAGAGCCGTTCGAGCTCCTGCCACATGGCGGGCTCGAAGTGCAGGGCACGCACCTCAAGCCGCTCATGCGGCGAGAGCCGCAGGGGCATCCAGCGTTCACGAACGCGCATGCCTCATTCTGACAAATTCAGATGAGGCAAAACAGGCGTTTGCTGACGGTTGGTGACCGTGAAGGAAGCCAGGCTTCATGGAGCGCCTGCCTGCGTTAAGACAAGCTTTAAATTCCTCCGCCACGGCGGCGGCGTGCTTACCGCGGGCCACGCTCTCAGGGTAAGGTGCCCTGGAGGCATGGCCGGACCCGAGTAAAACTCACGTAATGCAACGCACGAATACTTCCCCCGTGATGCCTCGAGGTTGTCTATAATGCGCCGACTTACTGGACCTCTGGAAGTTTCCGCCCTGATCCTGGCCCTGATCACCCTGGCCTGGGGTCCGCTGGCCCAGGGCAGCGCCCTGCCGTGGGCCATGAACGGCCTGACGCTGCTCGGCTGCCTGACCGCCGCCTTGACCCTGCTCGCGCTGGCCGTGCGGGGCAGGCCGCTGCGCGGCGTCAACGGGCCGTTCGTGCTGTCCGGACTGCTGCTGCTCGGCTGGATTTGGCTGAGCGTGCTGTGGGCGCCGTACGCCCTCGAGGCCCATCGCTGGGCGGGAATCTGGACTGCGGTGATCGCCGTGGCGCTGACCTTGCACCTGCTGGCCGATACGCGCGCCCGGCAGCTCACCGCCCTGGTGGCGATCCTGCTGACCATAGCGGCTGCGGTGGCGGTTGCGCTGCTGCAGGTCCGTGGGATCTCCGTTCCCGGTTTCTCCACGGTGCCGGGCGTGCCCGAGCGTTTCCTGACCGGGCCGTACTTTAACCCCAGTCACTTCAGCGGGTTTTTGGTGCCGGCCTCGGCGCTGCTGTCGACCGCCCTGCTGCTGACCCGTCCGGGCCTGCACAGCCTGCTGCTGCTGGTACTGCTGCTTGCGGTGCAGTACGCGAACTTCCGCACCGACGGGGCCACCACCCCCGTGGCCATCCTGGCCGCGCTGCTGCCGCTGGTGGTGTGGATCTGGACGCGCAGCCGGGTCGCTGGAGCGCTGCTGGCCGCCCTCACGGTGGTGGGCGTGGCCGGAGGCATCTACCTGCTGGCGACCCCCAGCGGTCAGACTCAGTTCGAACGCTACAAACAGTTCGTCGGGGTCAGTAACTCGGTGCAGGCGTTCCTCGACGGACGCCTGCAAGTTCACCGTTACGGCGTCGAGATGGCCCGCGACCACGGATTGCGCGGAGTTGGCATCGGACAGTTCCTGTACGAGACCCCGCGTTACCGCGCGGTGCGCCTCGAGGGCGACCGCACCGTGGATAACCGCCTGGTGAACTACGCGCACAACGACACGCTGCAGATGCTGGCCGAAACCGGGGTGCCCGGTGCGCTGCTCTTTTGGGTACTGCTGCTGAGCCCGGTGCTGACCCGGCGACGCAACCTGTTCGGCTACGCCGCCCTGGCAGCCGTCCCGGCACTCGCTTTTGTAGGACTGTTCGACGGGCACCTGAGTGCCATTCCCGGAACCATGGTCTTCGCGTTTGGGCTGCTGGCCCTGAACCGTACGGTTCCTGCCCCCGCCCAGCCCGAACCCCCGCAGATTCACCTCGAGTGGCCCGAAAACCATGATCAGGCGGGGCAGCTTGCTTCCCGATAGCTAGAATTCGCAACATGCGCATTTCTCCTGCAAGCTCCGGGCGCCAGCGGCTGACAGTAACCTTGTTGGCCGCCGGAACCCTGTGGCCGTTGCTGTTGCTGATCGTGGCCCCTACCCCGCCCTGGCTGGCCCCGGCCCTGCTGGCCCTGACCCTGCTGGCTGTCTTGTGCGCTCCGGTGCGGACGGCCCTGGTGGGGGCCGCCGTGCTGCTGGCCGTCGCCACGCTGCTGCTGACCCTGACCCCTCTGGCCGCCGCACTGCTGCGTCCGCTCATCGTTTCGGCCGCGCCCGTTCGTGCCGACGCGGTGGTGGTGCTCGCTGCGGGCATTCACTGCGGCAGCGGCGAACTCGGCGCGACCTCGCTGGCCCGCTTCGTTCGCGGCCTCGAGCTGTGGCGCGCAGGCTACGCGTCCACGCTGGTGTTTTCGGATACCACAGGCCTGGCCTCCGAGCCCGGTTGCCCCTCGGTGGGCCGCCAGGAAGAGCGCCTGGTTCGCCGCCTGTATCCCGAGAATCCGCCTTCCATCCTCTTGCTGCCGCGCATGCGCACCACCCGGACCGAGGCTGTGGCCGCCGCGCAACTCGCTCGGGAGCGCGGCTGGCACCGGGTGCTGCTGGTGACCTCGTCCACCCACTCGAGGCGGGCCCTGGCCGTGTTCAGCTCGGCCGGGCTGTGCGCCGTTAGCGTGCCTGCCGGTGAGCCGGACTTTGACCTGCGGTTGAGCACGCCGCTTGATCGCCTCGCCGCACTGCGCACCCTGGCGCGCGAATGGGCCGGTCTGCTCTCCTACCAGCTGCGCGGCTGGACCGCCACCCCTCCCGCTTCGTGTTCCGGCTGATTCAGGTCAGGCGTGGTGGGGGAGCAGGTTTTCCGGCACGGTCTCGCGCAGCAGGCGGCGCACGTCTTCCGGGCTCCAGCGGCGCGCGGCATCCTCGAGGCGCTGGACCTGGTTCCGGACCCACTGCGGGTCGGGTTGCTCGAGTTCGGCCACGAAGATCTCCGAGTGTTCGGTCGCGGTGATGTTCTCGGCAGTGGTCAGCAGTTCCTCGTACAGCTTCTCGCCCGGGCGCATGCCGGTGAAGACCACCTCCACGCCCTGTGCGCCGGTCAGCTGGATCAGGTCCTGTGCCAAGTCGGCGATGCGCACCGGTTGTCCCATGTTCAGCACGTGCACCGAACCGTTGAGGGCGAGGCCGCCTGCTTGCACCACCAGCCTCGAGGCTTCGGGGATGGTCATGAAGTAGCGGGTCATTTCCGGGTGCGTTACGGTGATCGGTCCGCCTGCCTTGATCTGGGCCAAGAAGGTGGGAACCACGCTGCCACGGCTGCCCAACACGTTGCCGAAGCGCACCGAGACAAAAGCCTGGCCGGGTTTGGTGCGCTGCGCCCCGCTAGAGACCAGCATCTCCGCCACGCGCTTGGAAGCGCCCATCACCGAGGTGGGGTTGACGGCCTTATCGGTCGAGATGTTGACCAGGCGCTCTACCCCGAACTCGAGGGAGAGTTCCACCACGTTGCGCGTTCCGACGATGTTGTTGAGGATGGCCTCGCAGGGGCTGCCCTCCATCAGCGGAACGTGCTTGTGGGCAGCGGCGTGGAACACCACGTTCGGACGGTGCTGCCCGAAGACCGCACGCAGCCGGGTTTCATCGCGCACGTCACCGATCAGGGCCACGCAGTCGATGTCAGGCCAGTTGCGGGCCATTTCCTGCTCGATGTTGAAGATCGAGTTCTCGCCACGTCCGAACAGGATCACGCGGCGCGGTGCGAACTGCACCACCTGACGCACCAGTTCCGAGCCGATCGAGCCGCCCGCTCCGGTGACGAGCACCACCTTGTCCCGCAGGTAGCCTGCAATGGCTTGCGTGTCGATCTGGGCCGGAGGACGGCGCAGCAGGTCCTCGGGGCGTACCTCGCGGATCTGCGAGACCGAGACCTGTCCGCCCAGGATCTCGTAGATTCCGGGGATGATCCGGTAAGCCACACCTGCGCCCTTGCTCTGGGCGATCACCTTACGAACGACCTCGCCTCCGGCCGAAGGGATGGCGATCAGGACCTCGTTGACCTGCTGGGCCTCGATGACGCGGGCGAGCGTATCCAGCGTGCCCAGCATCGGCAGCCCCATGAAGGTCTTGCGCTGCTTGTCCGGATCGTCGTCGACAAAACCGATTACGTCCAGGCCCGCTTCGGGGTGACGGCCGATCTCGCGGGCGATCATCACGCCCGCGTCGCCAGCACCCACCACCAGCACCCGCTTGCGCGGCCCCTCGAAGGTCGTAGCAGCCGTGCGGCGCCCATCTCTTTCGAAGATCAGACGGAACAGCAGGCGCGCGGCTCCCATGGTCAGCAGGGCGAACAGGCCCTCGAGCAGCGGAACCGAGCGGGGGATGCCGCCGGGCTGTACGAGCAGCAGCGCCAGCTGGAGCAGCACTGTGGTGCTGCCTACGGCCAGCAGCAGCCGGTACAGGTCGTGGACACTTACGATCTGCCACCGTTGGCGGTGAAGGCGAAACCGATAGATCACGAAGGCTTTGAACGGGAGTGTGGCTGCTACGTAGAGCGCCAGAGGTACCGCGTATCCTTGAAGGTGGCCATCGAGGCGGGTGCTATAGGCGAGCAGAGCCGCAACGCTCCACAAGAAGAGGTCAATCAGGTATTTGACATGCACGGTGGTCATGGCAGGTCTCCCTCGAGGCTTGGAACGAACGACACGCTCAGGAGCAATACGTGGATGGGAGGGGCAGCTATAGGATTCTCCCTAGACAAAGAAGCTGCGGCAAAGCCGTTCTGAACTGAAAGGGGTTGCCGCAGTCACTATGGAAAATTATGGGAGTTCTTTGTTACTCGTATTTTACCTCGCCTGCGGTGCGGTTATTCCTGTTGAGCGCCCTGAACGACCTCGCAAACGACCTGCGCCATGTATTCCATGTCTGCGACGGTCAGGGTCGGGTGCACCAGAAACATCAGCGACGTTTCGCCGAGCTCTCGAGCAATCGGGAAACGCTCCTGGGGCCCTAAGCCGGCGTTTATAAAGGCTTTTTCCAGGTAAATTTCAGAGCAAGAACCGCTGAAACAGGGAATTCCCTGGGCCGCAATTTCGGCCAGGATGCGGTCGCGGTCCCAACCGGGCTTAAGCCGTTCGGGCCGTACAAAGGCATAATACTTGTAGTAGGCGTGGCCAATGTCACCGGGCGGAAGCGTGAGACGTAAACCCTCGAGTCCGGCCAGCCTTTGGTTGAGCACGTCTGCGTTCTCACGCCGGCGGCGGGTCCACTCGGGCAGTTTGCGCAGTTGGAGACGTCCAATGGCCGCTTGCACCTCGAGCATACGCCAGTTGGTCCCGAAAGACTCGTGTAGCCAGCGGAACCCCGGGGCATGCTCGCGGTGGTAGACCGCGTCGTAGCTCTTGCCGTGATCCTTGAAAGCCCAGGCACGCTTCCAGACTGTTTCGTCGTTGGTGACCAGCAGTCCACCCTCGCCGCCGGTAGTCATGATCTTGTCCTGGCAGAACGAGAAGCAGCCTATGTCGCCGATCGAACCCACCGGGCGCCCCTTGTAGGTTGCCCCGTGCGCTTGGGCACAGTCTTCGATCACGAAAATGCCGCGCTCACGTGCCAGCTCGAGAATAGGGTCCATGTCGCACGGCCATCCCGCGAGGTGCACCACGATGATGGCCCGGGTCCGGGGGCTCAGGACCTGTGCGATGGTCTCGGCCGTGATGTTCTGCGACACCGGATCCACCTCGGCCAGTACCGGGGTTGCGCCGCGCATCACCGCCGCACTCGCCGAGGCGATGAAGGTACGCGGTGTGGTCACGACCTCGTCACCCGGACCCACGCCCAGTGCGTACAGCGCCAGCTCGAGCGCCACCGTGCCGTTGTGCAGCGCAATGGCATGTTTCACGCCCAGCGCCTCAGCGTACTCCCGTTCGAATTCTCGGCCCTCATTCCCGGTCCAGTAGTTCACCTTGCCCGACTGCAGTACCTGGGTGACCGCTTCGATCTCGTCCTGTTCAAAGTGTGGCCAGGGACCGAACCGTTGCGTTTGCTTCTGTGCTACGGTCATGATTTCACCTCGGTGTTACGCGGTCGGGCTGGAACTCCCACCGCTGTGATTCCTGATTCTAAATGTCCTATAACCGCCCCACCTGCGCCGACCGTACTCCAGGCCCCCACCTTCACCCCGGGAATAGCTGCGCTGGCAACACCCATCAACACGCCTTCCTCAAGGTGCACGCCTCCGGCTAACCGGACGCCGGGGGCGACGTGTACAAAGTCCTCGAGGATGCAGTCGTGATCCACGCTGGCTCCGGTATTCACGATCACGTGTTCACCCAAGATTGCATCCGGCTGGACCACCGCCCCTGCGCATACCACGGTACCTGCACCGATGCGGGCGCTTGGATGCACGCTGGCCATAGGGTGGGTTACGGAGATCCAGCGGGTTCTCGGGTATCGCTGTGAGATGTGAGCGCGTGCCCGGTTCGACCCAATGGCAATCACTGCCTGTGGATCCGGTACCTCGTTCAGCAGGTGCATGCCGCCCAACACCGGCACATCCAGTATCTTTTCCCCCGCTCTCGAGGAGTTATCGTCGAGCACGCCCCGTACCGGCAGTCCCGCTGCGTGCAGGGTGGCGATCACCACCTTGGCATGCCCCCCGGCTCCCAGCACGAAGATGCCCGTCATGTTCCGTTCCTCGAGGAGGACCCGGTAAAACGGGGCATGGTCGCGTCTCCGGCTGCACTGATACCCTCGCGGCGGAACACCTTGATAACCGTGAGCCACAAGATCTTGAGGTCCAGCCAGAAGTTGTGGTGATCCACGTACCACACGTCGAGGGCGAACTTCTCTTCCCACGACAGGGCGTTACGGCCGTTCACCTGGGCCCATCCGGTAATGCCGGGACGCACCTCGTGCCGACGGGCCTGCTCGGGCGTATACAGCTCGAGGTACTCCATCAACAGCGGGCGGGGCCCGACCAGGCTCATCTCGCCGCGCAGCACGTTGAACAGTTCGGGCAGTTCGTCCAGCGAGGTGGCGCGCAGGAAGCGACCCAGCGAAGTCAGACGTTCGCTGTCCGGGAGTGGGCGGCCCTGAGGGTCAGTCGCGTCGCGCATGGTGCGGAACTTGTACATGGCGAACGGCCTGCCGTGGAGTCCTGGGCGCACTTGGCGGAAGATCACCGGTGAACCCATCTGTAGCCGGACCAGCAGCGCCACGCCGACCATTAGCGGGGCGAGCAGCAGCAGCCCTAGTGCTGAGGCTACGACATCCAGAGCGCGTTTAAGCCGATCACCATGTGCGCGGTGGCGTTCGGTCAGCAGCGACGCATACAGCGCCCCGAGCTGCTCCCAGGCCTGCTGTGGTCGAAAGTCGCGCAGCACCCGCTCTCGTCCCGCAGCACCCAGTGCGCGGGCCCGCTGGGGTTGCTCCAGCAGCTCCAGCAGCGCGACTTCAAGGCGATGCGCGTCTCCCACCGGTACCCTCAGTCCGGTCACACCGTCTACCACCGCGTCGCGTGCGCCAGTCGCGTTGGTCGTTACCACCGCCAATCCGGCCGCCGCCGCCTCGAGGGCTACGGTTCCGAACCCCTCTCGGTGGGTCGGGAAGGCCAGCAGGTGCATCAACGGGTAGTATGGCGCGGTGTCCGGCACGAACCCTGCCCGAACGATGCCCGGGTGCTGCTCGAGGGTCCGCCGTGCCTCGAGTGGCAGTGGATCTCCCGGCTCGTGGTCTCCCAGCAGCAACAGCCTCACCTCGGGCTTCCGCGCATAAATGCGCCCGAACGCGTCCAGCAGCTCCACGATGCCTTTGTCGCGCACAAAGCGGCCTACGAAACCGATCACCGGGGTACCCTCGGGCAAGTTCAGTCGGGTGCGCAGCGCCGCCGTCTGCGTAATGTCCGTCGCCTCCGGCGCGAAACGCTGCGCCTCGAGGCCGTTGCAGGTGCCGTGGCCCAGTACCACCGCTTTGGCTGCGGGCACCACGCCCAGCGCTACCGCTCGCTCCCGCAGGCTGGGGCTCACGCATACCACCCGGTGGGCGCAGGCGCAGGCTACCCGTTCGGTCAGCTGAAGGATGCGGCGCTTGAGCCCGCGCGTCGTCTCCAGCCGCAGACCGTGCAGAGTGTAAACCCGTACCGGTACACCCGCAAGTGCAGCTGCCACGCTTCCCAGCAGACCGGCTTTGGGCGTTCCAGCATTCACGATCTGCGGCCGCAGCCGACGCATCAGCCACCAGGTCCGCAGAAGCGCCGCTGCGTCATGGAGTGGTGCAATTTCCCGCTGCATCGGCAGTTGGTGTGCGGTCACCCCCTCCTGGCGTGCGACCTCTTCGAGGTCAGCAGCAGGCTCTGGCGCGGCAGCCAGGTGCAGCTCCCAGCCCGCCGCGCGGAAGTGGGCCAGTTGGCCGCGCAGGAACGACCGCGCGCTGAGCGGCACGGTGACCAAGTACAACATCCGCTTCATGTGCCCACCTCGAGCGGCGTCCACGCCGCCTGCGGCAGAAAGGTCCGGATGTGCCGCAGCGTCTCTAGGGCCTCGGCCTGCTCCTGCACGCTCAGCGGACGGTTGCGGCGTAGCAGCAGCTCGCTTTCGCGGCCCAGTGCGCTCATTACTCGATACACGCCGTCTTTGGCATACGAGGTCAGCAGTGCCCGCAGCGTTCCCAGTTGGCCCAACTGGGCCGGACCGCGCTGGTGCAGCACTCGGCGCACGCCTTGCGAGCTGCGCAGGTACTTGCGCAGGTAAGGCAGGCCCAACTCGCGGTAGAACAGCAGCGGCCGCTCGAGGACCGCGAAGCGCGAGTGGGGTAGGCTGCGGGTCCACAGTTCGAAGTCCTCGGCGCGATCGTGCGCCTCATCGTACGGGAAGCGTCGGAACCACTCGCTGCGCCCGGTGACAGTCGGGTGTATGAACGGGCTGCCCCCCAGCGCCTGCGCCGCCGAATGCGGCGGCGTGGTGCTGCGGTAGCCGTACGGACGGCCCTGAACGTCGATGGCGTATACCGCGCTACCCACCACGTCCACCTCTGGGTGCGCGTCTAAGAAGGCCAACTGGTAGGCCAGCCGCTCCGGGTGCATTAGGTCGTCTGCATCCATGCGAGCTAGCAGCGGGGCTTGCGCCAGCGTGGCGATCTGGTTAAGCCGTGCGGCCAAGCCCCGGTTTTGCCCGTCGCTCACCACCCGGATGCGTGGGTCGCTGAAGGAGCGCACCAAATTGAGCGAGTCGTCCTGAGAGCCATCGTCCACGACGATCAGCTCCCAGCGTGTTTCGGTCTGCGCCAGCACTGAGGCCAGGGCGAGTGCTAGAAACGGGGCCGCGTTGTAGACCGGCAGCCCGATCGACACCCGCGGCGTCACGGGACCCTCCGGGGCCGCGTCGCGCTGTGCTCCCGTGCCCCTGCGCTCTCAAGCAGTGATGCAAAGAAGGCGATGCGCTCCTGCTCCTTGTGCGCGTAATCCAGCCGCGCAGCTACCTCGCGCGGCACCCGCCGGCCCTGCCAGGACCGAACGAAGCGCTCGATGTCTCCTAGTGTATCCTTCACGTTGCTCTCGGTGTTGGGAAGGCGCAATATGAACTCGGCCCCCGAAAGAAAGTCGGTGTCCAGGTACCCCAAGATCACGGGCAGGCCGTAGGCGAGGTACTCGCGTACCTTCAGCGGTGAGGCCTCCTGCATACTGTTGCGGTGCAGTGCCAGTGAGCCCACCGCGCAGTCGGCTGCCTCGAGGATGCGTTCGTAGGACGCGCGGTCCAGATGACCATGCAGGGTCACGTTGGCGGGGGCGTCTTCTGGAGTGTCCTGAGCGGAGATACCGACCAGATCGAATCGCCAGTCAGGACGCAGGCGCGCCAGTTGCAAGATCTTGTCTACACCGTGCCACGGCTGCCCGGCGTGGCCAATGAACACCAAGCGCGGCGGCCCGGCGGTGGGTGCTGGCAGCGGTCGGGTGTCCTCAAGGGCGATCCCGTTCCCGATGACGGTGTGGGGGGGCCGGAATTTCGCGTAATGCGGTTGCTTGGCGATCTCGTACGAGACATAGACCAGTCCGGCCGCGCGACCCAGCAGTAGGCCGCGTGTGGCTCGGTAGTAGACCATGAACGGCAGCGAGGCGGAACGCAGTTCACCTAGGTCGTTGGTGTTGACCTCCACCACGACCCGCTGCCGGGTCAGCAATCGCTGCAGCGGTGGCAGATACAGGTCCTGCCGGGTGTATACCACATCCGGCCGCTCACCTTCGAGGCGCTGCACCAGACGCGCCATAGCCTGCAGCCGTCCATCGAACGGGGCGGGCAGGCGGGAACCGCTGTACGTCTCGACTTGGGCCTGCAAACCCAGATTGCTGTGCTGCAAGTCGTGCAGCACGTCGGGCCGCTTGGTTACAACAAATAGTGTCACCACGTGCCCCAGTTGCTGCCAGGCGCGCGCTTGGCTGAGCACTTTCTTGTAGACCCCGGTGCCGGGTCCCATGTTGAGCTGTAAGAAGTAAGCAATTTTCATATTTGATAGCCTTCTTGGGTGCTGGAGGAAGAAGAAGGATTAGGGTGCGCCATAGTTTCCCTTATGCAGGTGGGGAGAAGCTGTCCGGCGTCCCAGCCCTCTCCAGGTCAGCAGAAACAGCAGTAGCGCCGGAGAGACCAGCCCACCCCAGCCGATGTAGTCGAGAATGCTGCCTGAAGTGAGACCGATGAAGGCGGACACCGACAAGATGGCGCTGAGCAAAAAAACCCGATAGTCCAGCCGGACTAGCACCCGGTCTATCAGGGCCAGGCTGCCGACCAGCAGCAGCGCGATAATCGTGACGCCTAAGTAGCCCGCGCCGCTCCAGCTAACGGCCAGCAACGAGGCGTTGGTGGCGAAGCCGTCCCCGGTCGCTGCAACGGCGACCTCGTAGATCGAGACATCCTGTCCCCCATAGCCTAGCAGCCCGATCCGGAAGATGTTTTCGATCCCGCGGAAGTCGTATTTCTCCGGAAACACCGCGAAGAAGTTCGTCTCGGTCGCCCCTGGGATGGCCAGAGTGCGGGCCACGATGCTCTGCATGGCCACGTCAAAGGGCAGTCCGAA encodes the following:
- a CDS encoding O-antigen ligase family protein; this translates as MRRLTGPLEVSALILALITLAWGPLAQGSALPWAMNGLTLLGCLTAALTLLALAVRGRPLRGVNGPFVLSGLLLLGWIWLSVLWAPYALEAHRWAGIWTAVIAVALTLHLLADTRARQLTALVAILLTIAAAVAVALLQVRGISVPGFSTVPGVPERFLTGPYFNPSHFSGFLVPASALLSTALLLTRPGLHSLLLLVLLLAVQYANFRTDGATTPVAILAALLPLVVWIWTRSRVAGALLAALTVVGVAGGIYLLATPSGQTQFERYKQFVGVSNSVQAFLDGRLQVHRYGVEMARDHGLRGVGIGQFLYETPRYRAVRLEGDRTVDNRLVNYAHNDTLQMLAETGVPGALLFWVLLLSPVLTRRRNLFGYAALAAVPALAFVGLFDGHLSAIPGTMVFAFGLLALNRTVPAPAQPEPPQIHLEWPENHDQAGQLASR
- a CDS encoding polysaccharide biosynthesis protein is translated as MTTVHVKYLIDLFLWSVAALLAYSTRLDGHLQGYAVPLALYVAATLPFKAFVIYRFRLHRQRWQIVSVHDLYRLLLAVGSTTVLLQLALLLVQPGGIPRSVPLLEGLFALLTMGAARLLFRLIFERDGRRTAATTFEGPRKRVLVVGAGDAGVMIAREIGRHPEAGLDVIGFVDDDPDKQRKTFMGLPMLGTLDTLARVIEAQQVNEVLIAIPSAGGEVVRKVIAQSKGAGVAYRIIPGIYEILGGQVSVSQIREVRPEDLLRRPPAQIDTQAIAGYLRDKVVLVTGAGGSIGSELVRQVVQFAPRRVILFGRGENSIFNIEQEMARNWPDIDCVALIGDVRDETRLRAVFGQHRPNVVFHAAAHKHVPLMEGSPCEAILNNIVGTRNVVELSLEFGVERLVNISTDKAVNPTSVMGASKRVAEMLVSSGAQRTKPGQAFVSVRFGNVLGSRGSVVPTFLAQIKAGGPITVTHPEMTRYFMTIPEASRLVVQAGGLALNGSVHVLNMGQPVRIADLAQDLIQLTGAQGVEVVFTGMRPGEKLYEELLTTAENITATEHSEIFVAELEQPDPQWVRNQVQRLEDAARRWSPEDVRRLLRETVPENLLPHHA
- a CDS encoding DegT/DnrJ/EryC1/StrS family aminotransferase, whose protein sequence is MTVAQKQTQRFGPWPHFEQDEIEAVTQVLQSGKVNYWTGNEGREFEREYAEALGVKHAIALHNGTVALELALYALGVGPGDEVVTTPRTFIASASAAVMRGATPVLAEVDPVSQNITAETIAQVLSPRTRAIIVVHLAGWPCDMDPILELARERGIFVIEDCAQAHGATYKGRPVGSIGDIGCFSFCQDKIMTTGGEGGLLVTNDETVWKRAWAFKDHGKSYDAVYHREHAPGFRWLHESFGTNWRMLEVQAAIGRLQLRKLPEWTRRRRENADVLNQRLAGLEGLRLTLPPGDIGHAYYKYYAFVRPERLKPGWDRDRILAEIAAQGIPCFSGSCSEIYLEKAFINAGLGPQERFPIARELGETSLMFLVHPTLTVADMEYMAQVVCEVVQGAQQE
- a CDS encoding acetyltransferase, whose translation is MTGIFVLGAGGHAKVVIATLHAAGLPVRGVLDDNSSRAGEKILDVPVLGGMHLLNEVPDPQAVIAIGSNRARAHISQRYPRTRWISVTHPMASVHPSARIGAGTVVCAGAVVQPDAILGEHVIVNTGASVDHDCILEDFVHVAPGVRLAGGVHLEEGVLMGVASAAIPGVKVGAWSTVGAGGAVIGHLESGITAVGVPARPRNTEVKS
- a CDS encoding YdcF family protein produces the protein MRISPASSGRQRLTVTLLAAGTLWPLLLLIVAPTPPWLAPALLALTLLAVLCAPVRTALVGAAVLLAVATLLLTLTPLAAALLRPLIVSAAPVRADAVVVLAAGIHCGSGELGATSLARFVRGLELWRAGYASTLVFSDTTGLASEPGCPSVGRQEERLVRRLYPENPPSILLLPRMRTTRTEAVAAAQLARERGWHRVLLVTSSTHSRRALAVFSSAGLCAVSVPAGEPDFDLRLSTPLDRLAALRTLAREWAGLLSYQLRGWTATPPASCSG
- a CDS encoding alpha-galactosidase translates to MTHSALPLWVLETRTAAYSLGLDPDGRLVHTYWGPRLPRSEDYPRPPAVTEWASFNHPAHLALEEYPGYGAPKYIEPALKLSFADGTRDVVLRYDSAEQDGNDLRVHLRDAVYPLTVTLHYRVHPEHDLIERWTRFENGGSAPVTLERVFSAQWHPPQREDYRLSHLTGRWLDEFRLQRETLPQGVTVLESRRLTTSHHHNPWFALDDGTALEESGEVWFGALAWSGNWKLIAERTDFGNVRIGLGLNDWDFAWRLGGGESFETPPAVAGYTPGGFGAASRALHRYIRDRVLPRPQEPRKVLYNSWEATLFDVDERSQAELAELAAEMGIELFVVDDGWFNGRNSDRAGLGDWWPDPAKFPQGLNPLIERVQALGMQFGLWIEPEMVNPDSELYRAHPDWVIHFPRRERTEARNQLILNLGRRDVQDHLIATLDRLLAEHDIRFIKWDMNRNVSEPGWPEAPGDPRELWARYVHGLYRVWGTLAERHPQVVWQSCSGGGGRADLGILRLADQIWVSDNTHAAARLQIQEGFSQVFPASTMEAWVTDADRGRLPLEFRFHVSMMGNLGVGGHLARWTPEEREVARAQIALYKRIRPLVQFGDLYRLRSAHAGAFSAVQYVSQDRSEAVLFAFRTHLPRPGALPPLRLRGLDPQARYLLEGEDEPRSGAAWMNAGLRLTLEDFSSAVLCLSRTQ